From the genome of Triplophysa dalaica isolate WHDGS20190420 unplaced genomic scaffold, ASM1584641v1 Contig8, whole genome shotgun sequence, one region includes:
- the LOC130417020 gene encoding LOW QUALITY PROTEIN: photoreceptor cilium actin regulator-like (The sequence of the model RefSeq protein was modified relative to this genomic sequence to represent the inferred CDS: substituted 1 base at 1 genomic stop codon): protein MGCTPSRGKTIHTAQDPFRWGKTLLPETQESPGESQSDHGGSEIYGGGDTDNATGQKNTNSTIIVRKYPSTESENAGCASIKLGTKGINVNILSQPKDKQIVKQEASEKKGLKKSKKGFKDVKQKKKKEKERCFVEEKIDFPEPLVKAHHAAYGYLNPSITKYEDLLGLLDHATQTQISLQPMVTFLVLRYEEVNKGLGEIVEEGEKMFQKHSDHLAWPCQKICFSSSKATNIVTSPTFSEVPPDLLQQLLQYTVQRMRVVGRSVCEIGETALEEAVDYFSSICEILEEKLKTKRTFESRLMQLLSRIESASQRRPAPEDSTLFSEDSGIGAESESLAGSDRQCQHRESCYTTVTKGSRGRLLRTVSNSSSLNSIDSTCTITEKEQNDTELLLGSASLDEGESCGRENVNNVNKMTQLKPRRLPAKRIENPQNVEMTLKLKDAISRRIQFLPCEDSGVKPKQIDILKSSSDQWNETGDKSSKRPQTAANRTPMKKTTVTKQCRSRSADSLRCKAEDPRFIELEKTQKELNQRLERMNKGEGKTKRVVSKQIQQQQQQTHGISSEGAGKHGSFNKTFFSPSNQRKAGKTKLGEQKVMEEKKMKEKVKDTDKKGETGPVKVRPMPSPPPSPQQSSGIYQGSNSVKKLIDTFSQGMEGSRQMPESTKVLGTLKGVKKFGVPIIPGLSTSGTLAFNVNNTLCGQGESQCSEMTEDLDIDSLPPPPLEVLMDNSFENVQTKDTEENSASRGRSTIPKRTAMTQRLRASLQSVTVLPSKKNFREGSLSMSPVRTTHKDTRGVGKVGHHDSSHEKDAESEEAIDKQARNVHFIHSSDSPTKQLMAEQGQINVSFCQGGVEVTQEKNNTNETLPNNVCRDQTTSTPPSSRTRVLPSTPLLHRRLPSPLVFKSQPTYTTLSSPSVVRKLPTPPSTGQRILPVSSAMQHDLKSSVISGVAYPFKAPSPPASPKVQRLSRENSCEDSTSRVFSNARSVFCPASSSLFVAKPVPPPKAPQAWASSGSSVLPRPWGEHGRLPVSARGAQPFIQRSQSDRRPSLSLPPRMPTLSVAETCGSEPAISTHGLGDGSTRENEQTELRGTVRSASHPDLCIVGQGLQREXKKERRKGTG from the exons ATGGGCTGCACTCCATCACGAGGGAAAACTATCCATACAGCACAGGATCCATTCCGATGGGGAAAAACTCTACTTCCAGAAACACAGGAAAGCCCCGGAGAATCACAGTCTGATCATGGAGGGAGTGAAATATATGGTGGAGGGGACACAGATAATGCAACAggtcagaaaaacacaaattccACAATAATAGTAAGAAAATATCCTTCAACAGAGTCAGAAAATGCTGGGTGTGCCTCTATCAAACTAGGCACAAAAGGTATTAACGTCAACATTTTATCTCAAccgaaagacaaacaaatagtAAAACAAGAGGCTTCTGAGAAAAAAGGAttgaaaaaatctaaaaaaggctttaaagatgtaaaacagaaaaagaagaaagaaaaggaaaGGTGTTTTGTTGAAGAAAAAATAGATTTTCCAGAGCCACTTGTGAAAGCTCATCACGCTGCGTACGGATACCTTAACCCTAGTATTACTAAATATGAAGACCTGTTAGGGTTACTTGATCATGCAACCCAGACCCAAATCTCCTTACAACCTATGGTGACATTCCTGGTCCTACGGTATGAAGAGGTCAATAAAGGGCTTGGGGAAATAGTGGAAGAAGGAgagaaaatgtttcaaaaacacagTGACCATTTGGCTTGGCCCTGCCAAAAAATCTGTTTCTCCTCATCCAAGGCAACAAACATTGTGACATCTCCCACCTTCAGCGAGGTCCCACCAGACCTGCTTCAACAACTCCTCCAATACACTGTTCAAAGGATGCGGGTAGTGGGTCGATCAGTGTGCGAAATTGGTGAGACTGCACTTGAAGAGGCAGTGGATTATTTTTCTTCGATTTGTGAAATTTTAGAAGAGAAGCTCAAAACAAAGCGTACATTTGAGTCTAGATTAATGCAGTTGCTTTCTCGAATTGAGTCTGCCTCGCAGAGAAGACCTGCTCCAGAGGACTCAACACTTTTTAGTGAAGACAGTGGTATTGGGGCAGAAAGTGAATCACTAGCAGGTTCAGACAGACAATGTCAGCACAGAGAAAGTTGTTACACAACAGTAACAAAAGGTAGCAGAGGCAGACTTCTCAGAACAGTGAGCAACAGCAGTTCTCTAAACTCCATAGACTCAACCTGCACTATTacagaaaaagaacagaatGATACAGAATTACTACTTGGCTCTGCATCCTTGGATGAAGGTGAAAGCTGTGGACGGGAGAATGTgaacaatgtaaataaaatgactcaATTAAAACCACGTCGCTTGCCAGCAAAGCGCATAGAGAATCcacaaaatgttgaaatgacATTGAAATTGAAAGATGCCATCAGTAGACGAATTCAGTTTTTGCCATGTGAAGATTCAGGAGTAAAGCCAAAACAGATAGATATCCTGAAGAGCAGTAGTGACCAGTGGAATGAGACGGGTGACAAAAGCTCCAAAAGACCCCAAACAGCTGCCAACAGAACACCAATGAAAAAGACCACAGTAACTAAACAGTGCCGgtcaagatcagcagattcacTTCGATGTAAAGCTGAAGATCCTAGATTTATTGAGCTTGAGAAAACTCAAAAGGAACTAAACCAAAGACTGGAAAGGATGAACAAGGGTGAAGGAAAAACAAAGCGAGTAGTATCGAAGCAAATccagcagcagcaacagcaaACACATGGTATTTCATCAGAGGGTGCTGGTAAGCACGgttcttttaataaaacatttttttctccaaGTAATCAAAGAAAGGCAGGTAAAACAAAATTAGGAGAGCAGAAAGTGATGGaggaaaaaaagatgaaagaaaaggTAAAAGACACTGACAAAAAAGGTGAAACAGGTCCTGTTAAGGTAAGACCTATGCCAAGCCCTCCACCATCACCACAGCAATCTTCAGGGATTTACCAGGGTAGTAATTCTGTTAAGAAACTGATAGACACTTTTAGTCAAGGGATGGAGGGAAGTAGACAGATGCCAGAGAGTACCAAAGTGCTTGGAACTCTTAAAGGTGTTAAAAAGTTTGGTGTTCCCATCATTCCAGGTTTAAGTACCTCTGGCACATTAGCATTCAATGTAAATAATACACTCTGTGGTCAGGGGGAGTCACAATGCTCTGAAATGACAGAGGATCTTGATATTGACAGTCTACCACCCCCTCCACTTGAGGTTCTTATGGACAATTCTTTTGAAAATGTACAGACAAAAGACACGGAAGAAAACTCAGCAAGCAGAGGCCGATCCACCATACCAAAAAGGACAGCAATGACTCAGAGACTACGGGCATCTCTTCAGTCTGTAACAGTTCTACCCAGTAAGAAAAACTTTCGTGAGGGCTCTCTTAGCATGTCACCAGTTCGTACCACACACAAAGATACAAGAGGAGTTGGAAAGGTTGGCCATCATGATTCCAGCCACGAAAAAGATGCTGAAAGTGAGGAGGCTATCGACAAACAAGCAAGAAATGTTCACTTCATCCATTCCTCTGACTCACCTACAAAGCAACTTATGGCTGAGCAGGGACAAATAAACGTTTCCTTCTGCCAAGGTGGAGTAGAAGTAACACAAGAGAAGAACAATACCAATGAAACACTGCCAAATAATGTATGTAGGGACCAAACTACTTCCACTCCACCTTCATCCAGAACACGTGTCCTACCATCGACACCTTTGTTACATCGGAGGCTCCCGAGTCCTCTGGTATTTAAAAGCCAACCCACTTATACAACTTTATCAAGTCCTTCTGTTGTTCGAAAACTCCCAACCCCTCCTTCTACTGGACAACGGATATTACCAGTCAGTTCTGCCATGCAGCACGACCTCAAATCCAGCGTAATATCTGGTGTTGCTTACCCTTTTAAGGCACCCTCACCTCCTGCTTCTCCAAAAGTGCAGCGATTGTCTCGAGAAAACAGTTGTGAGGACTCTACTTCGAGAGTATTTAGCAATGCTCGATCAGTGTTTTGTCCAGCTTCATCATCATTATTTGTGGCTAAGCCTGTTCCCCCACCAAAGGCCCCACAGGCATGGGCCTCCTCTGGTAGCAGTGTTCTACCTCGTCCTTGGGGGGAGCATGGTCGGTTACCAGTGTCTGCACGAGGAGCCCAACCATTCATCCAACGCAGCCAGTCAGACAGGAGACCAAGTTTGAGCCTGCCGCCCAGGATGCCAACTCTTTCTGTGGCAGAAACTTGTGGAAGTGAACCAGCAATTAGCACCCACGG GTTGGGAGATGGTTCTACCAGGGAAAATGAGCAAACAGAACTCAGAGGCACAGTTCGGTCCGCCTCACACCCTGACCTGTGCATTGTGGGTCAGGGTTTACAGCGggaatgaaaaaaagaaagaagaaagggGACTGGATGA